The sequence TCCGAGTGACGGCGTTCGAGGCCAGCACCGTGACCTGCGTGCCGACCACATTCAGAGGCGCATCGCGCCGCTCTGGCGTGAGGACAAAGTACGGCATCGTCATCTTCCGTGCCCCAGGGTGGGGAGCGCGATTCTGCGCGCCGGGACCGGGCGGTACAAGGCACCTCACTTCGGGTGACCGCCATGCACAATCTGTCGCATGTCTTCCCAGAGCCTCCGGAACCTCCGGGGCCTTCATTAGCCGGCCCATGCTGCGAATCCACGAACTGAAAAGCCGCCTGCGCGAAGCCGGCGCGGGCCCCGGCCACGAGCAGCGCATCCTGCGCCTGTGGTCGCATGCGCTGCCGCGCAACAGCGGCAGGCGCCTACCGCACAGCTTCTTTCCCGCGTCGCTGATGGACGCGCTGCCCGCCATCGAGGCCGAGCTGGCCGGACTGGCGCGCATCCACGCGGTGCATCCGGGCGCGGACGGTTCCGAACGGCTGCTGGTGGCCCTTGCCGATGGCCAGACCGTCGAAAGCGTGCTGCTGCCGCGCGACGGCCTGTGCGTCTCTTCGCAGGTGGGCTGCGCCGTGGGCTGCCAGTTCTGCATGACGGGGCGCGAAGGCCTGCTGCGCCAGGTGGGCAGCGCCGAGATCATTGCCCAGGTCGCGCTCGCGCGCACCCGCCGTCCGGTGCGCAAGGTGGTGTTCATGGGCATGGGCGAACCGGCCCACAACCTGGACAACGTGCTCGAGGCGATCGACCTGCTCGGCACGGTCGGCAACGTCGGCCACAAGAACCTGGTGTTCTCCACCGTGGGCGACCCGCGCGTGTTCGACAGGCTGCTGCAGGAGCGCGTGAAGCCCGCCTTGGCGCTGTCGCTGCACACCACCAGGGCCGAGCTGCGCAGGACGCTGCTGCCGCGCGCCC comes from Variovorax paradoxus and encodes:
- a CDS encoding RNA methyltransferase, whose product is MRIHELKSRLREAGAGPGHEQRILRLWSHALPRNSGRRLPHSFFPASLMDALPAIEAELAGLARIHAVHPGADGSERLLVALADGQTVESVLLPRDGLCVSSQVGCAVGCQFCMTGREGLLRQVGSAEIIAQVALARTRRPVRKVVFMGMGEPAHNLDNVLEAIDLLGTVGNVGHKNLVFSTVGDPRVFDRLLQERVKPALALSLHTTRAELRRTLLPRAPGMTPEEVVAAGERYARATGYPIQYQWTLLEGVNDGPDEIDGLVRLLGGKYGVLNMIPFNAVDGVAFSRPSWERCREIARVLHERGILTKLRNSAGQDVDGGCGQLRARAAEVQVRADVKPVGFVRRLAGNTP